A genomic region of Leptotrichia hofstadii contains the following coding sequences:
- the scpB gene encoding SMC-Scp complex subunit ScpB, with product MENFESKKIEIEENKDREETIKNKINDIEEKVEAIIFLSKEMITVKELAQFYGMESFEIEEILRNLKEKRKNTGINVKIENGIVCLVSNPLFGSDVKRFFNPEMKLKKLSRSAMETLAIIAYKGPITKAEIEQIRSVGVDKTMSNLLERKLIYISGRKKTAGTPNLYEVTDDFYSYLNIRGKQELPGNEQFQKIELLYKEDEKEENEDTKEGEKLNSEEDSELKAKEEIEKIKE from the coding sequence ATGGAAAATTTTGAAAGTAAAAAAATTGAAATAGAAGAAAATAAAGATAGAGAAGAAACTATAAAAAATAAAATCAATGATATTGAAGAAAAAGTTGAAGCAATAATTTTTTTATCAAAAGAAATGATTACTGTGAAAGAACTTGCACAGTTTTATGGAATGGAATCTTTTGAAATAGAGGAAATATTGCGTAATTTAAAGGAAAAGCGGAAAAATACAGGAATAAATGTAAAAATTGAAAATGGAATCGTATGCCTTGTATCAAATCCACTTTTTGGCTCTGATGTGAAACGATTTTTTAATCCAGAAATGAAATTAAAAAAATTATCCCGTTCAGCAATGGAAACATTGGCAATTATCGCATATAAAGGGCCTATAACTAAAGCAGAAATAGAGCAGATCAGAAGTGTCGGTGTAGACAAGACTATGTCAAATCTATTGGAAAGAAAACTAATTTATATTTCCGGACGGAAAAAAACGGCTGGGACACCAAATTTGTACGAAGTAACAGATGATTTTTACAGTTATCTGAATATCCGTGGAAAACAGGAACTGCCAGGAAATGAGCAGTTTCAAAAAATTGAGCTGCTTTATAAGGAAGATGAGAAGGAAGAAAATGAAGACACAAAAGAGGGAGAAAAATTAAATTCAGAAGAAGATTCGGAACTAAAAGCAAAAGAAGAAATTGAAAAAATAAAAGAGTAG
- a CDS encoding HAD-IB family phosphatase produces MGNNKKSIFLIDFDITISNKDSTDVLLETHQPEFKQELRKRYRAGEYSIREFIKYGLGSLNITKEQYIQTLQENVTIDKTFIDFVKSGAEFKIVSAGARLNVQGTLSKYGINLPDSEVISNDLKFSGTDKNQITVENPFLDKEGYYGVDKKEAVENYKKQGYTTYFVGDGPSDYKALEVADFAFVRKGTRAVKFCEENGIEFFEFGDFDEILEYKKIKQL; encoded by the coding sequence TTGGGAAATAATAAAAAATCAATCTTTTTAATAGATTTTGATATAACAATAAGTAACAAAGATTCGACAGATGTTTTGCTTGAAACGCATCAGCCTGAATTTAAACAGGAACTGCGAAAAAGATACAGAGCTGGAGAATATTCTATAAGAGAGTTTATAAAATATGGACTAGGTTCTCTAAATATCACAAAAGAGCAGTATATCCAGACTTTGCAGGAAAATGTGACAATTGATAAAACTTTTATAGATTTTGTAAAAAGTGGAGCAGAATTTAAAATTGTTAGTGCAGGTGCAAGGCTAAACGTACAGGGAACACTTTCAAAATATGGTATAAACTTGCCAGATAGCGAAGTCATCTCGAACGATTTAAAATTTAGTGGAACTGATAAAAATCAAATTACTGTGGAAAATCCATTTTTGGACAAGGAAGGCTATTATGGAGTTGACAAGAAGGAAGCTGTAGAAAATTATAAGAAACAGGGCTACACAACTTATTTTGTAGGCGATGGTCCGTCTGATTACAAGGCATTGGAAGTGGCTGATTTTGCTTTTGTGAGAAAAGGGACTAGGGCGGTTAAGTTTTGTGAAGAAAATGGAATTGAATTTTTTGAGTTTGGGGATTTTGACGAGATTTTGGAATATAAAAAAATAAAGCAGTTATAA
- the gatB gene encoding Asp-tRNA(Asn)/Glu-tRNA(Gln) amidotransferase subunit GatB, whose protein sequence is MSMEYETVIGLEVHCQLKTNTKVWCSCDADYDNKEPNAAVCPICTGQPGALPKLNEKVLDYAIKAALALGCEINRESYFDRKNYFYPDSPKNYQITQFFKPYAENGVLKITTNSGKEASVGIERIQIEEDTAKSIHTASETLLNYNRASVPLIEIISKPEIKNAEEAYAYLNTLKDRLKYTKVSDVSMELGSLRCDANVSVRKKGETKLGTRTETKNLNSFKAVVKAIEYETNRQIEVLENGGRVVQETRLWDEENAVTKPMRSKEEAMDYRYFPEPDLPAIIITESRLSNVKDEMPEFADEKAKRFINEYKLNEMEAATLSSEQELAEYYEEVVKVSDDARLAANWVLTEILRVLKEKNISIEEFSVEPENIGKLIKLIKADTISSKIAKDVFEILLSENKDPEIIVKEKGLVQITDNSEIEKIVEQVLAENPQSVEDYKAGKSNALKYLVGQSMRLSKGKANPQMINEMILARLEG, encoded by the coding sequence ATGAGTATGGAATATGAAACAGTCATTGGACTGGAAGTGCATTGTCAATTGAAAACGAATACGAAGGTATGGTGTTCTTGTGATGCGGATTATGATAATAAAGAGCCTAATGCTGCGGTATGTCCTATTTGTACAGGGCAGCCTGGGGCTTTGCCGAAGTTGAATGAGAAAGTTTTGGATTATGCGATAAAGGCGGCACTTGCACTTGGGTGCGAGATAAACAGGGAGAGTTATTTTGATAGAAAAAATTATTTTTATCCTGATTCGCCAAAAAATTATCAAATTACACAGTTTTTTAAGCCTTATGCTGAAAATGGAGTTTTGAAAATTACGACGAATAGCGGGAAGGAAGCAAGTGTCGGGATTGAAAGAATACAGATTGAGGAAGATACGGCGAAAAGTATTCATACGGCTTCTGAAACTTTGCTAAATTATAACAGGGCCTCTGTACCGTTAATCGAGATTATTTCAAAGCCTGAGATAAAAAATGCTGAGGAAGCGTATGCCTATTTGAATACATTGAAGGATAGGCTGAAATATACAAAAGTTAGTGATGTAAGTATGGAACTCGGATCGCTTAGATGCGATGCTAATGTTTCTGTTAGAAAAAAAGGCGAAACAAAACTTGGGACTAGAACGGAAACTAAGAACTTGAACTCGTTTAAGGCGGTTGTAAAGGCGATTGAGTATGAAACAAACAGACAAATTGAAGTGCTTGAAAATGGTGGGCGTGTAGTTCAGGAAACAAGACTTTGGGATGAGGAAAATGCGGTTACAAAGCCGATGAGAAGCAAAGAGGAAGCGATGGACTATAGATATTTTCCAGAGCCTGACTTGCCAGCGATTATCATTACTGAGTCAAGACTTTCAAATGTGAAGGATGAAATGCCAGAATTTGCAGATGAGAAGGCTAAAAGATTTATTAATGAGTATAAATTGAATGAAATGGAAGCGGCTACTCTTTCATCGGAGCAGGAACTGGCTGAGTATTATGAGGAAGTTGTAAAAGTTTCGGATGATGCAAGACTTGCGGCAAACTGGGTATTGACAGAAATTTTACGTGTGTTAAAAGAAAAAAATATTTCTATTGAGGAGTTTTCTGTTGAGCCTGAAAATATTGGAAAATTGATTAAATTGATAAAAGCTGATACGATTAGTTCAAAAATTGCAAAAGATGTATTTGAAATATTACTTTCAGAAAATAAAGATCCTGAAATTATCGTAAAGGAAAAAGGGCTTGTGCAAATTACAGATAACAGCGAAATTGAAAAGATCGTAGAGCAGGTACTGGCTGAAAATCCTCAATCAGTGGAAGATTACAAGGCTGGAAAGAGCAACGCGTTAAAATATCTTGTGGGACAGTCAATGAGATTGTCTAAAGGAAAGGCTAATCCGCAAATGATTAATGAAATGATTTTAGCAAGACTTGAAGGTTAG
- a CDS encoding pseudouridine synthase has translation MRLNKFIAETGFCSRRKADELINEGRVTVNKHEAIIGMDVKPEDVVRIDGERVKLNTRYEYYILNKPKRVLCSNEDKFGRRLAVDFIKSRARLFTYGRLDFMTEGLIIISNDGEVYNHVMHPRKKLYKSYIAKVSREIEDKDIEALQHGVVIDGKRTAPAKVKKIDKKELRIAIFEGRNRQIRKMLETLGYNVNSLKRIKVGELTLGNLQVGEYRALNEDEIKYLKNL, from the coding sequence ATGAGATTAAATAAATTTATAGCTGAAACGGGATTTTGTTCACGTAGGAAGGCTGATGAACTGATAAACGAAGGAAGAGTTACAGTAAATAAGCACGAGGCGATTATTGGGATGGATGTGAAACCTGAAGATGTGGTTAGAATTGATGGAGAAAGAGTAAAACTTAATACAAGATACGAATATTATATTTTAAACAAGCCAAAAAGAGTGCTTTGCTCAAATGAAGACAAGTTTGGGCGTAGACTTGCAGTAGACTTTATAAAATCACGTGCCAGACTTTTCACTTATGGAAGATTGGACTTTATGACAGAAGGGTTAATTATAATCAGTAATGATGGCGAAGTTTATAATCACGTAATGCATCCACGAAAAAAATTGTATAAGAGTTACATTGCAAAAGTTAGCCGTGAAATTGAAGACAAGGATATTGAGGCACTGCAGCATGGAGTTGTAATTGACGGGAAAAGAACTGCACCAGCAAAAGTTAAGAAAATTGACAAAAAGGAACTTAGAATTGCAATTTTTGAAGGAAGAAACAGACAGATAAGAAAAATGCTGGAAACATTGGGATATAATGTTAATTCATTAAAACGTATTAAAGTGGGAGAACTTACGCTTGGTAATTTGCAAGTGGGAGAATATCGTGCTTTGAATGAAGATGAAATTAAATATCTGAAAAATTTATAA
- a CDS encoding DNA-methyltransferase: protein MDKDIEIILGDALEELKKIPTESIDLIVTDPPYNLNKDYGFTKDNLEFDEYLEFSRLWIKEAVRILKDDGTLYIFMGMKYISYVYVMLEKEFNLHFNSWITWFYTQGIGKTRGFSPRHDDILMFTKDKKKFKFNLDDIRIPQKYYRSVNNIRGANPGNVWEVSHVHYSNKNRKKHPTQKPEALYERMILASSNEGDLVLDPFLGSGTAMRVCQQIKRRGIGIEINKEYIEMSEERLNEHFYGFDSIDERMKRIPNDLNDEKLRKEYIENHKKWFLKNHNLEIEEFEKLYLEKYKDNSIKSKNRLKLFNE from the coding sequence ATGGATAAGGATATAGAAATTATTTTGGGAGATGCATTAGAAGAATTAAAAAAAATTCCAACAGAAAGTATAGATTTAATAGTAACAGATCCACCATATAATTTAAACAAGGATTACGGATTTACAAAGGATAATCTGGAGTTTGACGAGTATCTTGAGTTTTCACGGCTTTGGATAAAGGAAGCAGTGAGAATTTTGAAAGATGATGGAACTTTATATATTTTTATGGGAATGAAATATATATCGTATGTTTATGTTATGCTGGAAAAAGAGTTTAATTTACATTTTAATTCATGGATAACATGGTTTTATACCCAAGGTATTGGTAAAACTAGAGGCTTTTCTCCTAGACATGATGATATTTTGATGTTTACGAAGGATAAGAAAAAATTTAAGTTTAATTTAGATGACATAAGAATACCACAAAAATATTATCGCTCTGTAAATAATATAAGAGGGGCTAATCCTGGAAATGTATGGGAAGTTTCACATGTTCATTACAGTAATAAAAATAGGAAAAAGCATCCTACACAAAAACCGGAAGCATTATATGAACGAATGATACTTGCTTCATCAAATGAGGGAGACCTTGTATTAGATCCATTTTTAGGCAGTGGTACAGCAATGCGAGTTTGTCAGCAGATAAAAAGGCGAGGAATAGGGATAGAAATTAATAAAGAATACATAGAAATGTCAGAAGAAAGATTAAATGAGCATTTTTATGGATTTGACAGTATAGATGAGAGAATGAAAAGAATTCCGAATGATTTGAATGATGAGAAACTTAGAAAAGAATATATAGAAAATCATAAAAAATGGTTTTTAAAAAATCATAATTTGGAAATTGAGGAGTTTGAAAAACTTTATTTAGAAAAATACAAAGATAATAGTATAAAATCTAAAAATCGTCTAAAATTATTTAATGAATAA
- a CDS encoding Sau3AI family type II restriction endonuclease yields MLPYDETDPQDIENYAKRLIGKTFYDILREYFKDNELELEKTLNKNKGKLGNLIEEYYFYYKPNSNPNPDFLKANTELKVTPYIKNKNGELKAKERLVIGMIPNDKPIETDFEKSHVLEKLQLILLILYFHDKNKNKLDYSIDFVKLFSILGESCKKDLEIIKKDYQIIVEKIISGNAHKLSEGDTNYLGACTKGSTAEKSLQKQYYGEVLAKRIAFSLKQSYMSYVLNTYIVGNVSTYDSIVKEDEVAYFEDVVLKKIYENTGLTIEELCKKYNIENKPKHVNSILIYRMLGVKSENAEEFEKANIEIKTIRVEKNNRTKESMSFPAIKIKKFVNENFENSEIYNFFSEKKFLFVVFKKNETDEYQLTGAKFWNMPIDELETVGMMEWNLYRNKFKKGVNFKIEKQKDGKIIVRNDLPKKSETKIFHLRPHARKSKYVINGREYGNGNCKDADELPNGDKMTKQSFWLNNSYIIKIIENTIKKVEEK; encoded by the coding sequence ATGTTGCCATACGATGAAACAGACCCGCAAGATATTGAAAATTATGCAAAAAGATTGATAGGGAAAACCTTTTATGATATATTAAGAGAATATTTTAAAGACAATGAATTGGAATTAGAAAAAACGTTGAATAAAAATAAAGGTAAACTGGGAAACTTAATAGAGGAGTATTATTTTTATTATAAACCTAACAGCAATCCCAATCCAGATTTTCTAAAGGCTAATACAGAATTGAAAGTGACCCCATATATAAAAAATAAAAATGGAGAATTGAAGGCAAAAGAAAGACTTGTAATAGGTATGATTCCTAATGATAAGCCGATAGAAACTGATTTTGAAAAATCTCATGTCTTAGAAAAATTACAATTAATTTTATTAATACTGTATTTTCATGATAAAAATAAGAATAAACTGGATTACAGCATTGATTTTGTTAAATTATTTTCAATTTTGGGAGAAAGTTGTAAAAAAGATTTAGAAATAATAAAAAAAGATTATCAAATAATAGTTGAAAAAATAATTTCTGGAAATGCTCATAAATTGTCTGAAGGAGATACTAATTATTTGGGTGCCTGTACTAAGGGAAGTACGGCAGAAAAAAGCTTGCAGAAACAATATTACGGAGAAGTGCTTGCAAAAAGAATAGCTTTTTCTCTGAAACAGTCATATATGTCTTATGTTTTAAACACTTATATTGTTGGAAATGTATCAACTTATGACTCTATTGTTAAAGAAGACGAAGTTGCATATTTTGAAGATGTAGTTTTGAAAAAGATATATGAAAATACAGGTTTAACAATAGAAGAATTATGTAAAAAATATAATATAGAAAATAAGCCGAAACATGTAAATAGTATCTTGATTTACAGAATGTTAGGAGTAAAAAGTGAAAATGCTGAGGAATTTGAAAAGGCAAATATAGAGATTAAAACAATAAGAGTTGAAAAGAATAATCGTACGAAAGAAAGCATGTCATTTCCAGCAATAAAAATAAAAAAATTTGTAAATGAGAATTTTGAAAATTCAGAAATTTATAATTTTTTTTCAGAAAAAAAATTTTTATTTGTTGTGTTTAAAAAAAATGAGACAGATGAATATCAACTTACAGGAGCTAAGTTTTGGAATATGCCAATAGATGAACTGGAAACTGTTGGAATGATGGAGTGGAATTTATACAGGAATAAATTTAAAAAAGGTGTAAATTTTAAAATAGAAAAACAAAAAGATGGGAAAATAATAGTAAGGAACGACTTACCCAAAAAAAGTGAAACTAAAATTTTTCATTTGAGACCACATGCAAGAAAGTCAAAATATGTTATTAATGGCAGAGAATATGGAAATGGAAATTGCAAAGATGCTGATGAATTGCCAAATGGAGATAAAATGACAAAACAGAGTTTTTGGCTAAATAATAGCTACATTATTAAAATTATTGAAAATACAATAAAAAAAGTGGAGGAAAAATAA
- the gatA gene encoding Asp-tRNA(Asn)/Glu-tRNA(Gln) amidotransferase subunit GatA: protein MNLYKKTASELAEMIKNKETTSEEVTRNFLDRIKAVEDKVGAFSNIFEEKALEQARKIDEENNEEGRKKYENTGLFGVPVALKDNIVSKGDLTTAASQILKNYVGVYDATVVKKLKEAGAVLVGKANMDEFAMGSSNENSSIKSASNPWDLERVPGGSSGGSAAAVAASEIPVALGTDTGGSIRQPASLTGTVGIKPTYGRVSRYGLMAFGSSLDQIGALAKSSEDLARVMQIISGYDENDPTTADVEVPDYVSLLEKDIKGLKIGLPKEYFSDELDKSIKEVVDKTVETLKKLGAEVKEVSLPYTKYAISTYYIISSAEAASNLSRYDGVRYGVRKSDENIEEMYVKSRTEGFGDEVKRRIMIGNYVLSSGFYDAYYKKASQVRRLIRDDFSRVLSEVDLILTPVSPTTAFKKGEKVTDPVQMYLGDIFTVSINMAGLPAISVPAGFVNRLPVGIQLIGNYFREDLLFNVANKFEQVRGKIEYPEL from the coding sequence ATGAATTTATACAAAAAAACGGCTAGTGAACTGGCGGAAATGATAAAGAATAAAGAGACTACTTCAGAAGAAGTTACAAGAAATTTTTTAGATAGAATAAAAGCAGTTGAAGATAAGGTTGGGGCTTTTTCTAATATTTTTGAGGAGAAGGCATTGGAACAGGCTCGAAAAATTGATGAAGAAAATAACGAAGAAGGAAGAAAAAAATATGAAAATACAGGACTTTTTGGAGTGCCTGTGGCGTTGAAGGATAATATTGTTTCAAAGGGAGATTTGACAACGGCGGCTTCGCAAATTTTGAAAAATTATGTGGGAGTTTATGATGCAACTGTTGTGAAAAAGTTAAAGGAAGCTGGAGCAGTGCTTGTTGGGAAGGCTAATATGGATGAGTTTGCGATGGGGTCTTCAAATGAAAATTCTTCGATAAAATCGGCTTCTAACCCTTGGGACTTGGAAAGAGTGCCAGGAGGAAGCAGTGGGGGATCGGCAGCTGCGGTTGCGGCTAGTGAAATACCTGTTGCTTTGGGAACAGATACTGGCGGAAGTATTAGACAGCCTGCGAGCTTGACTGGAACTGTGGGAATAAAGCCAACTTATGGAAGAGTTTCGAGATACGGTCTTATGGCATTTGGTTCTTCGCTGGATCAGATTGGGGCTTTGGCAAAAAGTTCGGAAGATTTAGCAAGAGTTATGCAGATAATTTCAGGATATGATGAAAATGATCCGACAACTGCAGATGTAGAAGTGCCTGATTATGTATCTTTACTTGAAAAAGATATTAAAGGATTAAAAATTGGGCTTCCAAAAGAATATTTTTCAGATGAACTGGATAAGTCGATAAAGGAAGTTGTGGATAAAACTGTGGAAACATTGAAAAAACTTGGAGCAGAAGTGAAGGAAGTATCGTTGCCTTACACAAAATACGCAATTTCCACTTATTATATAATTTCATCGGCTGAGGCGGCTTCAAACTTGTCAAGATATGACGGAGTGAGATATGGGGTTAGAAAAAGTGATGAAAATATTGAGGAAATGTATGTAAAATCACGAACAGAAGGTTTTGGAGATGAAGTTAAGCGTAGAATTATGATTGGAAATTATGTGTTAAGTTCTGGATTTTATGATGCTTATTATAAAAAGGCTTCGCAAGTTAGAAGATTAATAAGAGATGATTTTTCGCGAGTTCTTTCAGAAGTTGACTTGATTTTGACACCAGTTTCTCCAACAACAGCGTTTAAAAAAGGTGAAAAAGTTACTGATCCAGTTCAAATGTATTTGGGAGATATTTTTACTGTATCAATAAATATGGCTGGATTGCCTGCAATTTCAGTTCCAGCAGGATTTGTAAATAGACTTCCTGTAGGAATACAGCTGATTGGAAATTACTTTAGGGAAGACTTGCTGTTTAATGTGGCGAATAAATTTGAGCAAGTTAGGGGGAAAATAGAGTATCCGGAATTATAA
- the dcm gene encoding DNA (cytosine-5-)-methyltransferase: protein MELTVAELFAGVGGFRVGLNKVKGFDEETGLAKENKTWNFVWGNQFEPSTKAQHAYNCYTKRFGIENNSNEDINKVDKKLIPDHNLLVGGFPCQDYSVARSLNGEKGIKGKKGVLFWDIKDVLIEKKSPFVLLENVDRLLKSPASRRGRDFAIMLKTFDELGYYVQWRVINAGDYSMPQKRRRVFIFAFKKNLKYSKEFRKNKENIFNKVFPVMIDSEKEINLNKYENILKISDEYSEGKFFESGIMMEGTVFHYNIDSIREEIFSLKEVIEKAKSYNDFDLKEYLVTNEKLEKWKYLKGGKRIERKTKAGHSYIYSEGNMAFPENMEEPARTLLTSEGTTNRSSHIIYDNKQKKYRTLTEIECEIIQMFPPNWTDTMPKRNRYFMMGNALVTGIISRLEPTLKKIIENE, encoded by the coding sequence ATGGAGTTAACAGTTGCAGAGTTATTTGCAGGTGTTGGAGGTTTTAGAGTCGGTTTGAATAAAGTAAAGGGATTTGATGAGGAAACAGGATTAGCGAAAGAAAATAAGACTTGGAATTTTGTCTGGGGAAATCAGTTTGAGCCTTCAACAAAAGCACAGCATGCATATAACTGCTATACAAAAAGATTTGGGATAGAGAATAACTCAAATGAAGATATAAATAAGGTTGATAAAAAACTGATACCAGATCATAATCTGCTAGTCGGTGGTTTTCCATGCCAGGATTATTCTGTGGCAAGAAGTCTTAATGGAGAAAAAGGAATTAAAGGAAAAAAGGGAGTTTTATTCTGGGATATAAAAGATGTCTTAATTGAAAAAAAATCTCCTTTTGTACTTCTGGAAAATGTGGATAGACTTCTAAAATCGCCAGCAAGCAGGAGAGGAAGAGATTTTGCAATAATGCTCAAGACATTTGATGAATTAGGATATTATGTGCAATGGAGAGTTATAAATGCCGGAGATTACTCAATGCCGCAAAAAAGAAGAAGAGTCTTCATATTTGCTTTCAAGAAAAATTTGAAGTATAGTAAGGAATTTAGAAAAAACAAGGAAAATATTTTTAATAAAGTATTTCCAGTAATGATAGATTCTGAAAAAGAAATAAATCTGAATAAATATGAAAATATTTTAAAAATAAGTGATGAATATTCAGAAGGAAAATTTTTTGAAAGCGGAATAATGATGGAAGGAACCGTTTTTCATTATAATATAGATTCAATTAGAGAAGAAATTTTTTCTTTAAAGGAAGTTATAGAAAAGGCAAAAAGTTACAATGATTTTGATTTGAAGGAATATTTAGTAACAAATGAAAAATTAGAAAAATGGAAATATTTAAAGGGTGGAAAAAGAATAGAAAGGAAAACAAAGGCAGGACATTCGTATATTTATAGTGAAGGAAATATGGCTTTTCCAGAAAATATGGAAGAACCGGCTAGGACACTGCTTACAAGTGAAGGAACAACAAATAGATCTTCACATATTATTTATGATAATAAGCAAAAAAAATATCGTACTTTAACTGAAATAGAATGTGAAATAATACAAATGTTTCCACCAAACTGGACAGATACAATGCCAAAGAGAAATAGATACTTTATGATGGGAAATGCTTTAGTGACAGGTATAATTTCACGATTGGAGCCGACTTTAAAAAAAATAATTGAGAATGAATAA
- the gatC gene encoding Asp-tRNA(Asn)/Glu-tRNA(Gln) amidotransferase subunit GatC, producing MLSKEDVLKIAALSKLEFSESEIEKFRVDLNKIFEHMEELNGVDTTDVEPLFNVLDLKDKLRKDKVRDAGIKKEILENSPNKDEEFIIVPKVVGENADN from the coding sequence ATGTTAAGCAAAGAAGATGTTTTAAAAATAGCAGCACTTTCTAAATTGGAATTTTCGGAAAGTGAAATTGAAAAATTTAGGGTGGATTTGAATAAAATATTTGAGCATATGGAAGAGTTGAATGGGGTTGATACTACTGATGTGGAGCCACTTTTTAATGTGCTGGACTTAAAAGATAAATTGAGAAAAGATAAAGTTAGGGATGCTGGAATTAAGAAGGAAATTTTAGAAAATTCGCCTAATAAGGATGAGGAATTTATAATTGTGCCAAAAGTTGTTGGAGAAAATGCGGATAATTAG
- a CDS encoding DUF4253 domain-containing protein: MLGNVDLFADKIKCDYEKINKDSGITEVVERYFELLEEGKKEGFIPVFVEVKDYFNEEFPEFEEYKRIKDEILENYKKVDCTQWFKERKQEYIENEYLDEEYEFSDDNDYLDYFKNFNEDKTLYLNSIFDIETGKIRENVGLFKVPADKVYEIPGWFLFGGFNECPLPEEIIAISKYWYEKYDARIVAITDSEMEFYLEKFPETQKEAEELAIEQFLVSEDLVFQIYDELEELSKELYKAKNWYFWWD; encoded by the coding sequence ATGTTGGGAAATGTAGATTTATTTGCAGATAAAATAAAATGCGATTATGAAAAAATTAATAAAGATAGTGGAATAACAGAAGTTGTAGAAAGATACTTTGAGCTATTGGAAGAAGGTAAAAAAGAAGGCTTTATCCCTGTTTTTGTTGAGGTAAAAGATTATTTCAATGAAGAATTTCCTGAATTCGAGGAATATAAAAGAATAAAAGATGAAATTTTAGAAAATTATAAAAAAGTAGACTGTACTCAGTGGTTTAAAGAAAGAAAACAGGAGTATATAGAAAATGAGTATCTGGATGAGGAATATGAATTTTCTGATGACAACGATTACTTAGATTATTTTAAAAATTTTAATGAAGATAAAACTTTATATTTAAATTCAATATTTGACATAGAAACTGGAAAAATAAGGGAAAATGTAGGATTATTTAAAGTTCCGGCAGATAAAGTTTATGAAATTCCAGGATGGTTTTTATTTGGTGGTTTTAATGAATGTCCTTTGCCAGAAGAAATCATAGCTATCAGTAAATATTGGTATGAAAAATATGATGCACGAATTGTTGCGATAACTGATTCTGAAATGGAATTTTATTTGGAAAAATTTCCAGAAACACAAAAAGAAGCTGAAGAATTGGCAATAGAGCAGTTTTTAGTTAGCGAGGATTTAGTTTTTCAAATTTATGATGAACTGGAGGAACTTTCAAAAGAGTTATACAAAGCTAAAAATTGGTATTTTTGGTGGGATTAG